DNA sequence from the Streptomyces cinnabarinus genome:
GCTCGAAGAACAGGGTGAGCCAGACGCCGGTGACGATCAGGACGATGAAGCTGTACAGGGCGATCTCGCCCAGCAGGAAGGACGGGTGGTCCGGGAAGAGCTTGCGCATGTTGGCCTTGGCCAGCGTGTAGATCCCGAGCCGCCCGTCGGCCCAGTCGGCCAGCTTCTCGCCCTTGCCGGGAGCCTCCCTACGGGAGCGGACGGACCGCGCCGCCGCCTCCACCGATCGTGCGCCGTCCATACGCCGTCGCCTCCCCGTCGGATCTCACTCAGGGTGGCACGGCGGTCACCGCCAGGCCACAGGTCGGCGCAGGCGAGTGAGCGGCGGTTCAGTCGCGCGGCGGGATGATCCCCTGCGCCCGCGCCGCCACCAGCCACTTCGGGAACTCGGCCACCAGGCGGTCGTACAGCTCGGCGTCGGAGACCTTGCGCGGGTCCTGCCCGGCGTGGAAGAAGCCGGCGTTGTCGACGCACCGCTTGGCCGGCACGGACAGCTCGTCCAGCTTGCGCAGATAGTCGAACTGCTTGCTGGACGGGTCCCCGAAGCCGATGAACTGCCAGAACAGCGGCAGCCGGGCCGCCTTGCACAGATACCGCTCGGCCGCGAGCTTGTTGATCGGGCCGCCGTCGGTCTGGAAGATCACCAGGGCGGGCTCCCGGGAGCCGCTGTCGAGGTAGTGGTCGATGACGGCGTCCATGGCGAGGTGGTAGCTGGTCTTGCCCATGTGCCCGAGCCCGGCCACGATCCGCTCGATCCGCCCCTGGTGATCGGCGAGGGCGATGTCGGTCTCGGCGTCCACGTCGGTGGAGAAGAACACCACCGGCACCCGGCCGTCGTCGTCGAGATGCGCGGACAGCCCGAGCACCCGGTCGGCGAGCGCCTGCACACTGCCGTCCTTGTAGTACGGCTTCATCGAACCGGAGTAGTCGATCACCAGGTAGACCGCGGCCCGCAGCCCGTCCAGCCCGTGCTGGGTGAGCGACACCCCGGCGCTCTTGTACAGGCTGACCAGCGCGGGCGCGGTCTCCTCCACCTTGCGCAGACTGATGGCCGCCATCCGGTTCCCCCCTGGGCTCGATCGACTGGCTGCCGAGATTACGTCACACTTGACCCGCCTCTCCCGGCATCCACAGGTGTTCGTTATTTTGTTCGCCGCCGTATCCTGCTCACCGCCGTCCCCACCGGCTCACCGACCATCCGCACGTTCTTCGAGGAGC
Encoded proteins:
- a CDS encoding vWA domain-containing protein; protein product: MAAISLRKVEETAPALVSLYKSAGVSLTQHGLDGLRAAVYLVIDYSGSMKPYYKDGSVQALADRVLGLSAHLDDDGRVPVVFFSTDVDAETDIALADHQGRIERIVAGLGHMGKTSYHLAMDAVIDHYLDSGSREPALVIFQTDGGPINKLAAERYLCKAARLPLFWQFIGFGDPSSKQFDYLRKLDELSVPAKRCVDNAGFFHAGQDPRKVSDAELYDRLVAEFPKWLVAARAQGIIPPRD